TGGTCTGATGACAATAACCACTCTCTGTCAATTACTGTAAACGGTGTGGCAAAGAATCAAGTTACTGACAATACCTTTGATTTTTTTGACCTTGGCTACTTTGAAACAGAGTCAATGGTTACCATCAAACTTAGTTTCTCTGGCAATAAAGCAATATCCTTTGATAATCCTAGTTTTTATGCCCTTGATACTCAAAACTATCAGATAGCTATGGATACTATTAATGAACGTGATAGCAAGGTTACTACGTCAAAAAATAAAGTGTTCGTTGATTATAGCAGTAAAACGAATGCGTCACTATTCTTTACCATTCCATATGATAAGGGATGGACAGCGACCATAAATCATAAAAAAGTTAAGATTCAACGAGCTCAAAAGGGGTTCATGAAAGTCGATGTCCCTAGTGGAAGAGGAAAAGTTGTTCTAACCTTTATTCCCTATGGACTTAAGACAGGTTCATTGATTAGTCTATTGGCAAGTATCATATTTTGTTGCTACGCTTACTTCATCAGAAAAACAACTATTATTCAAAAAAGCTGATTATCTTAAATTAAATAGGTCTGGAACAAGTGTTCCAGACCTATTTAACTTTGGGTACAAAAAAACTCAAGCTATACAACTTGAGGTGTCTTATCACTCCGCCAGTAGGACTCGAACCTACGACATCATGATTAACAGTCATGCGCTACTACCAACTGAGCTATGGCGGATAAAACTGCTAAGTAGCAAAAATAGTCCGTACGGGATTCGAACCCGTGTTACCGCCGTGAAAAGGCGGTGTCTTAACCCCTTGACCAACGGACCAAGTTCTGAGATTTTTATCTCGTTAATACTCTTATTATTATATCAGAGTATTCGATTTTGTCTATACTTTTTTTCAAAAAAAATATTAAATTTTGCTAAATTTATTCGAATTTTACGTTAGTTTTTATCTTGCTTTTACAAAGTATTGACATGTTGCTATATATTTTGTAAACTAATAGAGTTATTGGTCCCATAGCTCAGCTGGATAGAGCATTCGCCTTCTAAGCGAACGGTCGCAGGTTCGAATCCTGCTGGGATCAGATAAAAAAACGCAATCTAGAATCTCTAGTTGCGTTTTTCTTTTGCCTCGATAAATAAGAAATAATTTAAAACAAACAAGGGAAGCAAAGTCGTATATAGGCTGTATTCATGTAAATATTGAGCAAACCAAGTTGAGGCTGCGACTCCTACCATAAATGTAAAGATGATAACAGTTGTATAAGAAGCTTGTTTAAGCACTTTGGCATCACCCTCGTCAATAGCCCTAGCAATGGTTAAAGAAGTATTAGTAATATTACCAGTCATCATAAAGGAAGCATAATTTACACCTCTGACTCGCTTAAAAATACCTACTTGAAGAGAGGCGAAGAATGCCAAGCCTGCAATCGTAATAGTAGAATCAACGTATGGTGTAATAATTGCAAGAATAGTCATCAAGAGAAGGGCAAGTCTAATCGCTTGCAAATGCCATCCCCACTTATGGTTAATGAGCCACTTCTTAACAAAAAAAACAAAAAACTGACCTAAAACAAAGAAAAAAATAGGTATTACATAGCTAAAAGCTCTTGCAATATGCCCCTCAACAAGGTGAATGACCAAATAGAGGAGATTGCCTGTCTGGATACTTGCAAATCGACCGTCTTGAGTATTGTAAGTATAGGCATCAATGAAGCCTCCTATATAACTAACTAGAGTTGCTACTCGTAATCCTTCAAAAACACGATAGGAGCGTTTTTTCATTCTGAACATGTCTGTTTCCTTTTTTCTACTTATGATAAGGACTTCCCTGCTGAATCATGAATGCACGATAAATTTGTTCTACTAATACAAGGCGCATAAGCTGATGAGGGAATGTTAAGAGACCAAAACTCA
The DNA window shown above is from Streptococcus salivarius and carries:
- a CDS encoding YoaK family protein, producing the protein MFRMKKRSYRVFEGLRVATLVSYIGGFIDAYTYNTQDGRFASIQTGNLLYLVIHLVEGHIARAFSYVIPIFFFVLGQFFVFFVKKWLINHKWGWHLQAIRLALLLMTILAIITPYVDSTITIAGLAFFASLQVGIFKRVRGVNYASFMMTGNITNTSLTIARAIDEGDAKVLKQASYTTVIIFTFMVGVAASTWFAQYLHEYSLYTTLLPLFVLNYFLFIEAKEKRN